A window of the Desulfatirhabdium butyrativorans DSM 18734 genome harbors these coding sequences:
- a CDS encoding exonuclease SbcCD subunit D C-terminal domain-containing protein, with product MKLLHTSDWHLGRTLYGRKRYEEFGAFLDWLADAILLEEIDALLVAGDVFDTSAPGNRAQELYYRFLCRVAGSSCRHVVIIAGNHDSPSFLDAPKELLRALDIHVIGGATENPQDEVLVLSDPNGTPELIVCAVPYLRDRDIRIAEAGESIEGKERKLIEGIRKHYEDVAALAERKRTEIGADIPIVATGHLFTSGGQTVDGDGVRELYIGSLAHVAAGNFPKNLNYLALGHLHVPQKVSGSEVMRYSGAPLPMGFGEADRQKSLCLVEFDGIQASVRLLDVPVFQRLERIRGNWDAISEQILRLSAAGSSVWLEIVYDGEEIVGDLRERLDKAIQGTKLEILRVKNNRIAEQVLGQYWKEETLDDLSENDVFERCLDFHEVSEEQRPELLRAYREIVISLHEDDSRAQ from the coding sequence GTGAAACTTCTTCATACTTCTGACTGGCACCTGGGCAGGACGCTGTATGGCCGGAAGCGCTACGAAGAATTCGGCGCATTTCTGGACTGGCTGGCGGATGCAATCCTGCTGGAGGAAATCGATGCCCTTCTGGTGGCGGGCGATGTTTTCGACACCAGCGCCCCGGGCAACCGGGCCCAGGAACTCTATTACCGGTTTCTCTGCCGGGTGGCGGGCTCATCCTGCCGGCATGTGGTCATCATCGCGGGCAACCACGATTCCCCTTCCTTCCTCGATGCGCCCAAGGAGCTGCTCCGGGCGCTCGATATTCATGTCATTGGAGGCGCAACGGAAAATCCGCAGGACGAAGTCCTCGTTCTCTCGGATCCAAACGGCACGCCTGAGCTGATCGTCTGTGCCGTCCCCTACCTGCGGGATCGGGACATTCGAATTGCCGAGGCCGGGGAAAGCATCGAGGGCAAGGAGCGCAAGCTCATCGAAGGCATCCGGAAACACTATGAAGATGTCGCCGCACTGGCCGAGCGGAAACGAACGGAGATCGGAGCGGACATCCCCATCGTCGCCACGGGGCACCTGTTCACCTCCGGCGGACAAACCGTGGACGGTGACGGCGTTCGGGAGCTCTATATCGGCTCGCTCGCCCATGTAGCCGCCGGAAATTTTCCGAAAAACCTGAACTATCTGGCGCTCGGCCATCTGCATGTCCCCCAGAAAGTGAGCGGCTCCGAAGTGATGCGCTACAGTGGGGCGCCGCTGCCCATGGGTTTCGGGGAGGCCGATCGGCAAAAAAGCCTGTGCCTCGTCGAATTCGACGGGATTCAGGCATCGGTTCGGCTTCTGGATGTTCCCGTATTTCAGCGGCTGGAGCGGATCCGGGGAAACTGGGATGCCATTTCGGAACAAATTCTAAGGCTTTCTGCCGCAGGCTCTTCGGTATGGCTTGAAATCGTCTATGACGGCGAGGAGATTGTCGGGGATTTGCGGGAGCGGCTAGATAAAGCTATCCAGGGCACGAAACTGGAAATTCTGCGCGTCAAGAACAACCGGATCGCGGAGCAGGTCCTTGGACAATATTGGAAAGAGGAAACGCTGGACGATCTGAGCGAGAATGACGTCTTCGAGCGTTGTCTCGATTTCCATGAAGTATCCGAAGAACAGCGCCCCGAATTGCTTCGCGCCTATCGGGAAATCGTGATATCGCTTCACGAAGACGATTCCCGGGCGCAATAG
- a CDS encoding carcinine hydrolase/isopenicillin-N N-acyltransferase family protein — protein sequence MRPCHKTPAHRLLIIWWLMLVVCCIGTGSVDACTLWGAAGTVVSGGGTLICKNRDWTPNQRQVLEMVIPESGYRYFALRVVHPKGNKTRAAINEKGLVVTSASAGSIPASKRRQLEGHHRLSERIMEQCASVDEVLQHSDWFKAPTFLMLADQHCVAIVEIGPRGVFSVRKTTEGVLFHTNHYLDPKMRPCNERIGESSAARLARIRTLLDQKKAGYTMEDFISMSKDSVAGPDNSIWRTGSRPTKTRTLATWIVEEPMHGDIRLFVRIANPGETEREYRMDFTSLFTKGENRNQ from the coding sequence ATGAGACCCTGCCACAAAACCCCAGCTCATCGATTGCTCATCATCTGGTGGCTGATGCTGGTTGTTTGCTGTATCGGCACGGGCAGCGTAGATGCCTGTACCTTGTGGGGCGCTGCGGGAACCGTTGTGTCGGGAGGTGGCACCCTGATCTGTAAAAACCGCGATTGGACGCCAAACCAGCGGCAGGTTCTCGAAATGGTTATCCCTGAATCGGGATACCGGTATTTTGCCCTGCGTGTGGTGCACCCGAAAGGAAACAAAACCAGGGCGGCCATCAATGAAAAGGGCCTGGTGGTGACCAGCGCGTCCGCAGGATCGATCCCGGCTTCCAAAAGACGGCAACTGGAAGGGCATCACCGTCTTTCCGAGCGCATCATGGAACAATGTGCGAGCGTCGATGAGGTACTCCAGCATTCCGATTGGTTCAAGGCTCCGACATTTCTGATGCTTGCCGATCAACACTGCGTTGCGATCGTCGAAATCGGCCCCCGGGGCGTTTTCTCGGTTCGCAAAACGACCGAAGGCGTTCTGTTTCATACCAACCACTACCTGGATCCGAAAATGCGACCCTGCAACGAGCGAATCGGCGAAAGCTCAGCCGCAAGGCTGGCGCGCATCCGGACGCTTCTGGATCAAAAGAAAGCAGGCTACACGATGGAAGATTTCATTTCCATGAGCAAAGATTCGGTTGCAGGCCCCGACAACAGCATCTGGCGGACAGGATCACGTCCGACAAAAACGAGGACGCTCGCCACCTGGATCGTCGAGGAACCGATGCATGGCGACATTCGGCTCTTTGTTCGAATCGCCAATCCAGGAGAGACGGAACGGGAGTACCGAATGGACTTCACATCTCTGTTCACCAAGGGAGAAAACCGCAATCAATGA
- a CDS encoding AAA family ATPase has product MRILQIRFRNLNSLVGEWAIDLTHPAFLSDGIFAITGPTGAGKTTILDAICLALYGRTPRLPKITKTANEIMSRQSGECFAEVVFETGQGRYRCHWSQHRARKKPDGELQAPRHEIADAESGAIFETKLRGVADQIESATGMDFDRFTRSMLLAQGGFAAFLQAAPDERAPILEQITGTEIYSRISIKVHERRSDERAKLDALQAGISGMQLLSAEEEQRLLLLLEAKGLQENECRQKIDRKNREINWLERISRLEDARKQIGEQHLDLQARLEAFIPERNRLDAATCALELAGDFAALKALRGEQDAENGARAALQTSLPERQEALLQAEEAVQAATAACDAAKAAQQQALPLIRSVRDLDVQIASAKAPIQSLRQAIEEAETSRESLRARLKQDCADLDTQTGALQHVLQQLAATRADEALVEQLAGIRERIEALRQLHAQLLARQQERRQAEKQLQKSTREWQTYQSKLEAAKQALAALQDNAARKRAELEHVLAGRELSDWRAEHIRLTEQQALIDKAWEAARRSKDAIRVLGELADRQTGLLQEKSERMDQLRSQSEKQAALETERELLESQLSLIKRIEALEDARHQLRDGEPCPLCGAREHPFAEGNVPVADETRKRLSRVRRDLKIIIEAVSGLKVKLAQVEKDIERAASEQLKHQAAIGEANDTIVRICSGLPSEYGLSASNPHLDATLERLQQSHHQALALTARTLAQADTIEKAWNTLRRETESVAASVGEIERETQAADHRKDSARQLLAQINQDIDGLQTRQEEMLGILQAHLLTFGLGAVSIDDLEKVGAELAERRSRWIAGQERRADLDRRIAALRLQTAHLSEQIQSAEAGIGKQRETLASLLHDNDALIQKRLSLFGEKQPDAEEAGLASALDAAGKRLESTRQHWNATHQEVDRLKSRIAELTQSLAIRENQLRSQQESFARRLAAAGFPDEAAYRAACLPEIQRKALLERSQKLADEQAALIARTRETMAALEAERENRLTEEPLDSLKQALETLLAHQKEIQQEIGAIRQKIQENENCKQAQQQRLCAIEAQRRECGRWDRLHELIGSADGKKYRNFAQGLTFEMMVGHANRQLQKMTDRYLLIRDAAQPLELNVIDNYQAGEIRSTKNLSGGESFIVSLALALGLAQIASRNVRVDSLFLDEGFGTLDDEALDTALETLAGLRQDGKLIGVISHVPALQERIAARIQVIPLTGGRSRLFGPGCNSL; this is encoded by the coding sequence ATGCGGATTCTGCAGATACGGTTCCGGAACCTCAACTCGCTGGTCGGTGAATGGGCCATCGATCTGACCCATCCAGCCTTCCTATCGGATGGGATTTTCGCCATCACCGGTCCGACAGGAGCCGGCAAGACCACTATTCTCGATGCCATCTGCCTGGCCCTCTACGGCCGGACCCCCCGCCTTCCCAAAATCACCAAAACCGCCAACGAGATCATGTCGCGGCAGAGCGGTGAATGTTTCGCGGAAGTGGTCTTCGAGACCGGGCAAGGCCGGTACCGCTGCCACTGGAGCCAGCACAGGGCCCGCAAGAAACCGGATGGCGAGTTGCAGGCGCCCCGGCACGAGATTGCGGATGCGGAGTCGGGTGCGATTTTCGAGACGAAGCTCCGGGGGGTGGCCGACCAGATCGAGTCCGCCACAGGCATGGATTTCGACCGCTTCACCCGCTCCATGCTGCTGGCTCAGGGCGGATTTGCGGCATTCCTCCAGGCGGCCCCAGACGAGCGGGCTCCGATTCTGGAGCAGATCACCGGAACGGAAATTTACAGCCGGATATCCATCAAGGTGCATGAACGCCGCTCCGATGAACGCGCCAAACTCGATGCCCTGCAGGCAGGCATCTCCGGCATGCAGCTTCTTTCTGCCGAGGAAGAACAGCGGCTGCTCCTCCTTCTCGAAGCAAAAGGCCTGCAGGAAAACGAATGCCGCCAGAAGATCGACCGGAAGAATCGGGAAATCAACTGGCTGGAGCGAATTTCCCGGCTGGAGGACGCACGAAAACAAATCGGTGAACAACACCTCGACCTGCAGGCCCGCCTGGAAGCATTCATCCCGGAACGCAACCGGCTGGATGCAGCAACCTGCGCCCTCGAACTGGCAGGCGACTTTGCCGCATTGAAGGCGCTCCGCGGGGAACAGGATGCGGAAAATGGCGCCCGTGCAGCGCTCCAGACAAGCCTTCCGGAGCGGCAGGAGGCGCTGCTGCAGGCGGAGGAGGCCGTACAAGCGGCTACCGCCGCCTGCGATGCGGCCAAGGCCGCTCAGCAACAAGCTCTGCCGCTCATCCGCAGCGTCCGCGACCTGGATGTGCAGATTGCTTCGGCTAAAGCGCCCATCCAATCGCTGCGGCAGGCCATCGAGGAAGCCGAAACATCACGGGAATCCCTTCGCGCCCGACTCAAACAGGATTGCGCCGATCTCGATACCCAGACCGGCGCCCTCCAGCACGTGCTGCAGCAACTGGCCGCCACACGGGCAGACGAGGCCCTGGTGGAACAATTGGCCGGGATTCGGGAACGCATCGAAGCCCTGCGCCAGCTTCATGCCCAGTTGCTTGCCAGGCAGCAGGAACGCCGACAGGCGGAAAAACAGCTCCAGAAAAGCACCCGGGAATGGCAGACGTATCAATCGAAGCTGGAAGCCGCAAAGCAGGCGCTTGCCGCTTTACAGGACAACGCGGCCCGGAAACGGGCCGAGCTCGAGCACGTACTGGCGGGGCGGGAGCTCTCGGATTGGCGCGCCGAACACATCCGGCTGACCGAACAGCAGGCGCTGATCGACAAGGCTTGGGAAGCTGCCCGGCGCAGCAAGGATGCCATTCGGGTTCTGGGGGAATTGGCGGATCGCCAAACCGGGCTCCTGCAGGAAAAATCCGAACGGATGGACCAGCTCCGAAGCCAGAGCGAAAAACAGGCTGCGCTCGAAACGGAACGGGAACTGCTCGAGTCGCAGTTGAGCCTGATCAAACGGATCGAAGCACTCGAAGATGCCCGCCATCAGCTTCGGGACGGGGAGCCGTGCCCGCTGTGCGGCGCCAGGGAACATCCCTTCGCGGAGGGCAACGTGCCGGTGGCGGATGAAACCCGCAAACGGCTCTCCCGGGTTCGCCGCGATTTGAAAATCATCATCGAGGCGGTTTCCGGCCTGAAGGTGAAGCTGGCCCAGGTGGAAAAAGACATCGAGCGGGCGGCCTCCGAGCAACTGAAACATCAGGCAGCCATCGGCGAGGCAAATGATACGATTGTCCGGATATGCTCCGGCTTGCCATCCGAATATGGGCTGAGCGCCTCCAATCCGCATCTGGATGCGACCCTGGAGCGACTGCAGCAGTCCCATCACCAGGCACTGGCGCTGACCGCCCGGACACTGGCGCAGGCAGACACGATCGAGAAGGCATGGAACACGCTGCGCAGGGAAACCGAATCCGTTGCAGCATCGGTTGGGGAAATCGAGCGCGAAACCCAAGCTGCCGACCACCGGAAAGATTCGGCAAGGCAACTGCTGGCGCAGATCAACCAGGATATCGACGGGCTGCAAACCCGGCAGGAGGAGATGCTCGGCATCCTGCAGGCGCATCTGCTGACCTTCGGTCTCGGCGCAGTATCCATCGATGATCTGGAGAAAGTCGGTGCGGAACTGGCCGAGCGGCGCTCCCGGTGGATCGCCGGGCAGGAGCGACGGGCCGATCTGGATCGCCGGATCGCGGCCCTGCGACTGCAGACAGCTCACCTCTCGGAGCAGATTCAATCCGCCGAAGCCGGGATCGGCAAGCAACGGGAAACCTTGGCAAGCCTCCTTCACGACAACGATGCCCTGATCCAGAAGCGGTTGTCGCTCTTCGGCGAGAAACAGCCGGATGCGGAAGAAGCGGGATTGGCCTCGGCACTCGATGCGGCGGGCAAACGGCTGGAGAGCACCCGGCAGCACTGGAACGCAACCCATCAGGAGGTGGATCGGCTCAAATCCCGGATCGCCGAGCTCACCCAATCGCTCGCCATCCGGGAGAACCAGTTGCGGTCGCAGCAGGAGTCTTTTGCAAGGCGGCTCGCTGCAGCAGGCTTTCCCGATGAAGCGGCGTACCGGGCTGCATGCCTGCCGGAAATCCAGCGAAAGGCTCTGCTGGAGCGATCCCAGAAACTGGCCGACGAACAGGCCGCCCTGATCGCCAGGACACGGGAAACGATGGCGGCGCTGGAGGCGGAGCGGGAAAACCGGCTGACCGAAGAGCCGCTGGATAGCCTCAAACAGGCATTGGAAACGCTGCTGGCCCATCAGAAGGAGATTCAGCAGGAAATCGGTGCGATTCGCCAGAAAATCCAGGAAAATGAAAACTGCAAACAGGCCCAGCAACAGCGGCTTTGCGCCATCGAGGCGCAACGGCGGGAATGCGGCCGCTGGGACCGGCTCCACGAGCTGATCGGCTCCGCTGACGGGAAGAAATACCGAAATTTCGCCCAGGGCCTGACCTTCGAGATGATGGTCGGCCACGCAAACCGGCAATTGCAGAAAATGACCGACCGCTACCTCCTGATCCGGGATGCGGCTCAGCCCCTCGAGCTCAACGTGATCGACAACTACCAGGCCGGCGAGATCCGCTCCACCAAGAACCTCTCGGGCGGGGAGAGCTTCATCGTCAGCCTGGCGCTTGCCCTTGGCCTGGCCCAGATCGCCAGCCGCAACGTCCGGGTGGATTCGCTTTTTCTGGACGAGGGATTCGGAACACTCGATGACGAGGCGCTCGATACGGCGCTCGAAACCCTTGCCGGCCTGCGGCAGGACGGCAAGCTGATCGGCGTCATTTCACACGTCCCCGCCCTGCAGGAGCGCATCGCCGCCCGGATTCAGGTGATACCGCTGACAGGCGGCAGAAGCCGCCTATTCGGACCCGGATGCAACAGTCTTTGA
- a CDS encoding efflux RND transporter permease subunit: MIRKIIAFSATHRLLIVMITLAVMIMAVYALQSIRLDALPDLSDTQVIIYSRWDRSPDIIEDQVTYPIVSTLLGAPEVKAIRGLSDFGFSYVYVIFKDGTDIYWARSRVLEYLSKIQPRLPAGVQTELGPDATGVGWVYQYVLSDRSGKLSLDQLRSYQDWTLRYAIQSVQGVAEVASIGGFVKQYQITVDPNRLSAYGISFNKLSSLIQESNNEVGGRLIEFSGTEYMVRARGYSRSVADFENIVVKVTPDGTPVLLKDIGRVELGPEIRRGVADLDGKGDVVGGIVVMRHGENALNVINRVKTKLQELAPYLPKGVEILPAYDRSDLIIRALDTLKHELKIEMIIVSVVILIFLWHIPSAIVPIITIPVSVLLSFIPLYFMGVTVNIMSLSGIAISIGVLVDGAIVEVENAYNKLHHWQADGRKGDFHQVRLEALMEVGPSVFFSLLVIAVAFLPIFALVDQEGRLFRPLAYSKNLAMAIASILAITLDPAMRMFFTRMDPFAFKPKWLSWFSSKVLVGTYYSEELHPISRAIFRVYTPACKFVLARPKLVIFSAIAMVALSIPVYLHLGSEFMPPLNEGTILYMPTTLPGISVSQAQELLTTQDRVLRSFPEVERVFGKAGRADTSTDPAPFSMMETTVVLKPENAWRGKERWYSTWVPDRLKFLFRPIWPDHISWDELVAEMDKALQIPGVTNAWTMPIKARIDMLTTGIRTSVGVKIFGSDLQEIERIGLELEQAIRDVPGTRSVFAERVVGGYFVDFEPRREQLARYGLTIAQVQTMISGAIGGENITTTVEGRERYPVNLRYPRELRDDLDRLGRVLVPTPTGAQIPLAQLAKIELVQGPAMIRDENGFLAGYVYVDVAGRDIGGYVEEAKARVHERVRLNPGYILQWSGQYENMIRVRERLQVVIPVTILLIFLLLYMNTQSAFKTTIVMLAVPFSSIGAIWLFHFLNYNVSIAAWVGMIALMGLDAETGVFMLLFLDLAIDDAKKRDRLHSPDQLDEAILHGAVKRARPKMMTVAAAFMGLLPIMWSTSAGADVMKRIAAPMIGGLITSFLLELLVYPAIYKLWKERTELRKT; the protein is encoded by the coding sequence ATGATCAGAAAAATCATCGCATTTTCCGCAACCCACCGGTTGCTGATCGTCATGATCACGCTTGCCGTCATGATCATGGCTGTTTATGCGCTTCAGTCCATCCGCCTGGATGCGCTTCCGGACCTGTCCGACACCCAGGTCATCATCTATTCCAGGTGGGATCGCTCCCCGGACATCATCGAGGATCAGGTCACCTATCCCATCGTATCGACGTTGCTGGGTGCGCCGGAGGTCAAGGCAATCCGGGGTTTGTCCGATTTCGGCTTTTCCTATGTGTATGTCATTTTCAAGGACGGAACGGACATTTACTGGGCAAGGTCCCGTGTTCTCGAGTATCTCTCCAAGATTCAGCCTCGTCTTCCCGCAGGCGTTCAAACCGAACTGGGCCCGGATGCGACCGGCGTCGGCTGGGTCTATCAATACGTTCTGTCGGACCGCTCCGGAAAGCTTTCCCTGGATCAGCTCCGATCGTATCAGGACTGGACACTGCGCTACGCCATCCAATCGGTCCAGGGTGTCGCGGAAGTGGCCTCCATTGGCGGCTTTGTCAAACAATATCAGATCACCGTTGATCCGAATCGGCTGTCGGCTTACGGAATATCCTTCAACAAGCTCTCCTCACTGATTCAGGAATCCAACAATGAGGTGGGAGGCAGACTGATCGAGTTTTCGGGAACGGAGTACATGGTTCGGGCCAGGGGGTACAGCCGGAGCGTTGCGGATTTTGAAAACATCGTGGTCAAGGTCACACCGGACGGCACCCCCGTTCTGCTCAAGGACATCGGCCGTGTGGAACTGGGACCTGAAATCCGCCGCGGGGTGGCCGATCTGGACGGGAAGGGAGATGTCGTGGGCGGCATTGTGGTCATGCGCCACGGAGAAAACGCCCTGAACGTCATCAACCGGGTGAAAACCAAACTGCAGGAGCTGGCCCCCTATCTACCCAAAGGCGTTGAGATCCTCCCAGCCTATGATCGTTCCGATCTCATCATCCGCGCTCTGGATACGCTCAAACACGAGCTGAAAATCGAGATGATCATCGTCTCTGTCGTCATCCTGATCTTTCTCTGGCACATACCATCCGCCATCGTGCCCATCATCACCATTCCCGTTTCGGTGTTGCTTTCTTTCATTCCCCTGTATTTCATGGGTGTCACGGTCAACATCATGTCGCTCTCCGGCATTGCCATCTCCATCGGTGTCCTCGTGGATGGGGCCATCGTGGAGGTTGAAAACGCGTACAACAAACTCCATCACTGGCAGGCGGATGGAAGGAAGGGGGATTTTCACCAGGTGCGGCTGGAAGCCCTCATGGAAGTGGGGCCCTCGGTCTTCTTCTCGCTTCTGGTCATTGCTGTGGCCTTTCTGCCCATTTTTGCACTTGTCGATCAGGAAGGAAGGCTCTTTCGCCCGCTTGCCTATTCCAAGAACCTCGCCATGGCGATCGCATCCATTCTGGCAATCACCCTGGATCCGGCCATGCGGATGTTTTTCACGCGGATGGATCCGTTTGCTTTCAAGCCCAAATGGCTTTCCTGGTTTTCCTCCAAAGTTCTGGTCGGCACCTATTATTCGGAAGAGCTTCACCCCATCAGCCGGGCCATCTTCAGGGTCTATACGCCTGCCTGCAAATTCGTTCTGGCCCGGCCCAAGCTGGTGATTTTCTCAGCCATAGCAATGGTTGCCCTGAGCATTCCGGTTTACCTGCATCTGGGTTCCGAATTCATGCCGCCGTTGAATGAAGGGACCATCCTGTACATGCCGACAACCCTTCCGGGAATATCCGTATCCCAGGCTCAGGAACTGCTGACAACGCAGGACCGTGTGCTGCGGAGCTTCCCGGAAGTGGAGCGGGTTTTCGGAAAGGCCGGGAGGGCCGATACGTCTACGGACCCGGCCCCTTTCTCCATGATGGAGACAACGGTCGTTTTGAAGCCGGAAAATGCCTGGCGCGGGAAAGAGAGGTGGTATTCCACATGGGTTCCCGACCGTCTGAAATTTCTGTTCCGCCCGATCTGGCCGGATCATATTTCCTGGGATGAGCTGGTTGCCGAAATGGACAAAGCGCTTCAGATTCCCGGAGTGACCAATGCATGGACCATGCCTATCAAGGCCCGGATCGACATGCTCACAACAGGCATCCGGACGTCCGTGGGTGTCAAGATTTTCGGATCGGATTTGCAGGAGATCGAGCGTATCGGGCTTGAGCTGGAGCAGGCCATTCGGGATGTTCCAGGGACCCGAAGCGTATTTGCCGAGCGGGTGGTAGGAGGCTATTTCGTGGATTTTGAGCCACGGCGGGAACAATTGGCCCGCTATGGCCTGACCATTGCGCAGGTTCAAACGATGATCAGCGGCGCCATAGGCGGTGAGAACATCACCACAACCGTTGAGGGCAGAGAGCGATACCCGGTAAACCTGCGTTACCCCCGCGAACTTCGTGACGATCTCGATCGATTGGGACGGGTCCTGGTACCGACGCCGACAGGCGCCCAAATTCCGCTCGCACAATTGGCGAAAATCGAGCTGGTTCAGGGGCCGGCCATGATTCGGGATGAAAATGGATTCCTGGCGGGTTACGTCTATGTGGATGTTGCCGGCAGAGACATCGGCGGCTATGTGGAGGAAGCCAAAGCGCGTGTGCATGAAAGGGTGCGCCTCAACCCCGGGTATATCTTGCAGTGGAGCGGTCAATACGAAAACATGATACGTGTCAGAGAGAGGCTCCAGGTCGTCATTCCGGTCACGATCCTGCTGATCTTTCTGCTGCTGTACATGAATACCCAATCGGCTTTCAAGACCACCATCGTGATGCTTGCCGTTCCCTTCTCGTCCATTGGCGCTATCTGGCTGTTTCATTTTCTGAATTACAATGTTTCCATTGCCGCTTGGGTAGGCATGATCGCTCTGATGGGCCTGGATGCCGAAACCGGGGTTTTCATGCTCTTGTTTCTGGATTTGGCGATTGATGACGCCAAAAAGCGAGATCGACTCCATTCTCCCGATCAATTGGACGAAGCGATCCTGCATGGTGCCGTCAAGCGCGCCCGGCCCAAAATGATGACGGTTGCGGCCGCCTTCATGGGCCTTTTGCCGATCATGTGGTCCACATCCGCCGGAGCGGACGTCATGAAACGCATCGCCGCCCCCATGATAGGCGGTCTGATCACCTCTTTTCTGCTGGAGCTTCTGGTTTACCCCGCGATTTACAAACTCTGGAAGGAACGGACGGAACTGAGGAAAACATGA